In the genome of Toxoplasma gondii ME49 chromosome Ia, whole genome shotgun sequence, the window TAGCGAGTCTACAAGCAGAACTTGGTGTCTATTTACATGCCTGCACTGCTCTCCTCGAGGACACCAACTGCCGTTGTGTTGAATACGAACGAAAAACGTTAACCGTGATTTTGTGATATGGAATTTCTCACCATTGAACCCGTTATGCCCGTGCGCCACAGAAGGGAACTCACCTCCAGTGAGAGGGGCGGGAACCACCACCATGCCGTAGGGGCTCACGACGGAATAACCCGCATGCACGGCGCCAGCGCTTGAAGCCACCGTTGAATTAGGGACTGACCCTGGAGGccaaggaagagacaaatcAGAGCCCCGCGCGTACgctccgccttcgtctcccatGCTGTTTCTCGACGACTCCCGAGGCAACACGATAGGCTTGTTCGGGTCCTTCATGTACAGGTCCTTCATGAGAATGCTTGCGTACTGAGAAAACCAGCAGACATTCGTGGAGAAGCATGATGTTCAACGGTACGAAGTCGAGAAGGGAAATCACGTTCTATTGGGCGGTTCGTCAGCATCGTGTTCAGTGCATAGGGCATAGTTATTTCCAGCGTATACTTGAAAAACGGacatttatatacaagcTGTACAGATATCAGATTTTCACTTTAGTAGTCTTCTTCCTTATGCGGGTACAAACAGGCTACAAGATCGCATTTTTAGTGGCCTGGCACCTGTTCAGTAACCGGATAAACGCGTCTTTTACTGCGTCTGCACGTGGGGGGTACCACGTGACGTCTGTCTGAGCTAGCGCGGACTAGTTCGCAACCAGGGAGGTCACGGAACAAAAACACGCGCAagtcgtctctgcatgtacGTGGACAATGCGCATCTACTGGTGGCGATTCCTCGGCCTGCTGCTCCTCGAAGCGATGGAGCCCGGGACTCTGTCGCCACGTGCATGATTGCATGCGAACGTGCCTCCTCCGCGTCAAGGCCAAAAATGGCTCTCAAGAAGGGTCGCTTTACAGCGGACTGGACAGCTCCTACCAGGTCCATGCTCGCAGCTGTGAGGTGCAGTAGAGGGACCAGCTGTGAGCAGCAGTAGAGGTACTGCAGAAACGGCTGCAGGTAGCACGCACCTTGTCTATGATAAGGTCCAACTCCTCTTCGTGCTTCTTGCGAAGGTGTTTGAAGACAAAGATTGGCGCCTTGAATGGCTTGTTGCACAAGCGGCAGCGATGTTTGTGTTCATCGTCCTCAAACACTTTCTGCGGTAGACACCACACCCACACGGGGACAAACCCGGAGTTCACTTCTACTGGGtacgcgagaagaggactCGTGGACGTGCATTTGTGGGTTCGATCCAGCACAGACTGAAGTGCGCCAACTGCCCACATGTTCCGACTCTGTGAAAGATAGCGCAAATCTGCGCGTTACAACGCAGGCGTGTTTCCCAGCTCAATATCCAACCTCTTCCACATTCTCCTACATGCCAGAATGTGCCAGGCCACTGTTGATGAAACGCGTGCCGTAAAACTCGATAGACGCAAATCCTTCCTCCCGCCATCAGCAGTCCCTCCACGCACTTCGACGCTTCAGAAAAGTAGCTCACACAAGGTACACCGTACGCGCGGCGCCAGTAGGAAACAACAGTGCTTATGACTGAAAACGTCATTTTCTTCAGGAACGGTGACCCGCATCTTTACTCAGCACTGGCAACCTTCGCGTTACACCAATTCCCCCCACTCGAATAGCAATGTTTTTCACAACTCAAAGTTATAAAGGCCATTGAAATCTCAAGGCAGACGCTCTTTCCGAAACGCCGTTTCTCGGATGCCGCTCCACGAACCCTCGAGTTCTCCACTATGCGCTTCACTAACCTCGTGGCAGAACGCTGTCCACTTCATGTTGATCACCGGCGTGTCTTCGTCGATAGCCGCGGGAAGCAGAGCAGCTAACTGTTTGGTTGTGTTGAGGAGTCCCTCGAGGCGGGCATCCAGCTGCGTTAGCCACCGGCGCTGAGATCTTGACATGTACTggcttgtctccttcccggCTTCTTCCAGTGTCCCCACTCCGTCTTCCAGACTCTGGTCGTGGTCAAGCGTCTGTGGCGCGTCActgtcgttttctgtgcTGTTGACGCCCCTCGCTCTGATTCCACCTTGGCCCGCGCTGCCCTGCTTGCCGCTCTTCGTTCCGTTTGTCGCCTCAgacgcttcctcctcttcactgTCCCCCTCGTCTTCCCCAGGTGCGTTCTGAACGTAGTGCTGCAGCGAGGCGGGGATCTGCGGTCGGAGGAACGCCCCCCCACATCTCGTGTTCAGCTCCACTGCATCTTTGCACAGCTGAAAAACAAATACAGGATACAGGACAAGCCTTTCGCactccttctgcctcttcaaGGGCCGAAAGCCACGGTCGGAAGCTACACGCTCGGAAAAGCGGAATCCGCAAATTCATCGCTCTCCTCGACGAAACGACATGACTGTGCGGGAAGTCAAAGGCACCTCGTgatcttttctctcgcactTCCACAGAGCCGGAAACAGGAGCCTTTAGAAATCCCGCCACGTGAAGAGTAGGCGCGGACTTGAGAGGAGAATGGAAAGGTGGTTAAATAACAATCTTGATGGTGCTCTAAGTTCCGATGGGGACAGCAGTCGGGAACCCTCTGCGACTTGCCCTGACCTGTTCTCCAACCTTTTTAGCCTTTGTCCTACTCTTGCAAACTCCCAATAGCTCCTCTTGCGCCAACCGCCCCGTTGCAGCCAGACATTTTCATGTTTCTTTTGAAAACACGGACTCCCATGTAGAAGCGTCATCGCAGGCACGCACTACATGATCAACACTATCCTGCTGCGCATGCCCTCTGTATATTGTGTCTTGAAGCAATGTTAGCAACCGGTATCGTCTAGCGTCTTACGCGGGTGTGAAAGAAATTCCATCCAAGACCTAAGGTCTTTCAGTATTTACACACAGAGTGCAACGTTCCGGAGACAACCAAAATCGGGTGCTCACCTCGCCACTGTAGTAGCACAGCGAATGAACTTGGCGCAAGTAAGTTATCTGCAAGTCCAGACGTCTGACACACCCACGCACACAAAAGTCGTGTCCACTGGTGATATTCGTTGGCGGACTTTCTCCCAGAAACACCACGACCCTTTCCTGGATGCGTTTGCTTATACAGCGAAAGTACCCCACTTTCAACGGAGCTGACTAACTCTTCCCGCTTGGGTATTTAAATCAATAGCAGCAAATGCTCACACAAATTGGTTTCGGGCGTCTAGGACCACTGCATTCGCCATCTGGGGAATCGACAAAAAAGTGACCGCAACCCTATACATGGTGAAAGGGAGTACCAGCGCCCTTCGCCCTGCCAGCAGCAGCGCGCATGACGAGGTCAAAACAGAAAACCAAATCCCAGTTCAATACCTCGTTTAGTTGTTTACTTTGGTCACCGGATTCAAGTTCCACACGTCAGCGTAATTCAACAAACTCTCAGTCAATGATCTATGCGCCTCTCCCGGGCACGCCTTTGAATTAATCAGGGTGCTTTGAAATTTAGAATTTCCCGAAGACCCGCACCTCGACGTCCTTGCCATGCACAGGCCTTCCTGTTCGTTCCCTAGAAGGTCCCAAGTTCTGACAGATGGAGTCAGCGTACTCAGTCGCGAGGACACCAAAGAACAGCCGGCAAAACGCAGTACGGTCTGTCGCGCTAGTCAGGCGCAGCAGTGTTCCTTCTTTTGCCGGGTTTCTATTGCCTCGAGTCGCACGTCCGTGGAATTTAAACACTTACTGCTTTTCGTTCATATCTCCAGACAGCGACGCCAAGAATAGGTTCGTCTCCATGCCGTCCCACACTCCCAGCTGCTCATCTGTAGAAGAAATGAGGAAAATCAATAGGCGACTGAACCCAATGGCTCGTCAAAACGCAAATACCGGAAATGTAGACGACGGACAGAAAGGTGCAAGCGGCTTCGCACGCCGAAGGGGTCGGTGAAACGTATAATAAAGCTCGTCGCGACACAGGACCTCTCCCAGGCGCTCTCAAAACCGTCACTGCCTCTGTGATTTCTGTGTCGACTCGAAGTCTGAACAAAGTAAAGACTACAGAACCACTGGGGCTGTTCCACATGTAGCGACAGAAAGCAACGAAGGTGACCTGGACAAACGCAATCGGCGAGAAAACACGTCACGCTGGACTAACCGAGGTTTGAGATGAGACTCCTGGAAATGTCCAAATCTTTTTGAATGCGGCTCGGTGTGCATACAGCAGGTGGCGCGACAGACACGTCGCACGTGGGGGGCTGCGGCGGCTCCGACAAAGTCAACGAAATGACTTTCAAAGTCTCCTGCTCATCGCCGCTTTGTGTGATCGTGATCATCGGCTTCGTCACCTTGATCCTGAAGGCCGGTTGCAGAGCGCATGTGTCCAAACAGTGCCAAAGCATGTTCTCCACAAGAGAACCGCATCCCCACCAGCTTGTCCCTAAGTTCACGATCTCCGACGTCACTAGACTCGGTAGTCGGTGGGCACAACGCGGCGGTTCGCTCCCCCTTCAGCTCtcttgtgcatgcaggaggGGCACCAGCTGCACTCTTTAAGCATTGCTTGAGTTCTCTGCCGAAGCCAACGTGACGAACACGGAAGACAAATGCCAACAGAGAACGCTCTGACCAATGCCGCCGCAACCTCCAGCGTTTCACAAGACTCCGTGGCGGGGGAGGCGGCCTCCGGTAACGCCTACGCGACTTACGTCATATCAGGAATGCTCTCCATGGCGACTTGTTTTGTATCCTCGTCAGGAAACAACACGAAAGCGGTCCTCGCTTCCACCGGGCTCCCGCCCTCGGCCATGCCGACATAGATCGCCCCCTTCTTCTGGGAAAATTCACACAAATTGAGGCTCCGTGTGCCAATGAATTTACGCGCCGGTACCGACGCTCATCATGACCCGGGCTCACGTGCCACAGAACTATGTGACTCATATAAAAAGTGTAGGGGCGTCCACAAATGAGGAGTTGACAAACGCCAGCGTACAAGTCAAAGACATGTCAAAGTCACTGACATATGAAAGTCAGGAGTATACGGAAGTCAACAAAACACCAAAGTCAGAAGTTTACGCAAGACACACCGTGGTTGAGACGCGCAGCCTCTGAGACGTGAGCAGCAGACGGAAAACCCGAGTCTGCGTGCCCTGGCCCGACACCCAGTTCGTGGAAACTCACAGCCAGTTCATCGTGGATGTCAAACTTGGAAATTGCGGGGTCAACATCTCGGATCATGAGACACCCCGTGGTGGGCAGAAGCAAGAAAGGCGGCTGGGGATGCTCAGTTCGACGCAGTCTCCGTTTcggctttccttcttcatcgtccatctcctcgtcctgtccgttctcttcttccatctcAAACGAAAGGGACGGCTCTACGTCCACAGTTTGCTGGCTCGGCCATTCGTTCCACAGCAGTGGAGACCCCTCTGGGAAGAACAAAAGGACACAGCAATGGAGCTTTCCTCAGGTCGTGGAGTATATGAAAGTAAAAAAATGAAGAAAAGGTGACCCTGCTACACTCCAACTGAACTCCCTCGGGGCGCGAAAGGTCGCTCCACGGCGGTGTGGCTGTTCGCGCGACACAAAGCATCATACATCTTTTGAATCCTGAAGCCTTCACATTCGAATCCgtacgaagaaggaagctcAGAAGCCACCAACTCCAGGCACGCGTTACTGAACTGCGAGGTGTGCTGCACCTTCCCCCCGacgaaaaggcagagacatGCGACTTTAGATCACCGGCTACACAACAGCAAACCGTATGCTACGGAGCTGAGTTTAGCAACCCAGAGTCTAACTGAGCGCCTGTCACAAGCTGTTGTATAATACTAGCCCCGAACACAACAAACCGAATAGGTCACAAACGTAAAGAATCTGGATCCACATGGAATGCACTCTGAATATCTCAGAGCACGCCTTGACTGTAGAGAATAAATCAACACAGACTGAGGCAGACTGCTCCAGACGTGTGGTGGCAGTTTGGATAGTCCTTCTAAAAATCATTTACCGAATGTTTGCCCACGTTCGCTACTCTAAACGACACAAAAGTAACTCGTTGCAATGGAAtatataagcatatatatatatatatatggactTTGAAACGAAGACTTAAGTATGGAAGCACGGGTGGGTCTTGGCTCCGTTCCCTTTCATAACGCAGCCGATGGTTCGTACCTAATCTGTCCTGCCTGAGTTGTGCCAGCATGTAAAAGTGGTAGAAGTGATGAACGGAATGCGATCCCAAACCCGTCGTTAGTTCGTATGCATGTGAACGCGTCAATCACCTATCAGTGCCAATCAACGGCATTTAACATAGCGTGACGTTCAATGAGACTCAAGACCTAAATAAACCGGGAGTCGTCCTCGCAGCATACACTCCCCAGAACAAGCTTAGAAATAGTCCTCATAGATGGCTATCCCCAGTCGCGCCATGTTTAAAAGGCTAACTCGCAGAATATATTCCCCCAAAACATGTTTGAAATGGATACCCAGAGAAACCCGCTCACAAAAATGAAAATCATGCTGAACGTCGCCCGACATGCACTACCCATCAGCGAgaactgaagctagacttCCTGATGTACGTCATAGAAAGGAATTTCTAATCGGACACTCGATGAACTTTAGGGCTCTCCAGATGTGACAGACAGACGATCTCTGTGACtgctctgcagctgcagactTGCCTGCGCTGTCTTCAATGAACTGTCGGAGCCCCGGAGAGTCTGCGTCGAGCGAcagactggagaagaagcctctgTGCACCTTCTGCGAACGAGACACAGCCCGGGACAGCGTTAACAAGACACGCATAAAGCGAGTTCCcgcggcagaggcagagaaagagggagacagagagaacgagacacgAAGCATGGAAAGGGATATAGAGGGAGCGATAAAAGAAAAATAGAGATCTCAGGGGTACACACGGGGGCGTCTTGATTCGACTTGAAATGGCCCTCCCACACCGGGGCGCTGCGGACCTAGCAAGATGAATGGACACTTCCTGAAACATTACCGCTCTTGAGCAGTCCCCCCTCAGAGACCAGGAACACCAACGTTTCAAGGCATCCCAACCGTCTCGTCAGTCGTCAAACGCAGAGCGGACCTGCTCTCCATGCAGGCCTGTTTTACCAAGAACTGAACCGTGACAGATGTCTATCGGAAGCCACGGAAAATTTCAGGAGGGGAGTGATCTTCTGACCAACAAGCGCATCTGCGGCTAACACATACTCAGACCAGCTGACCGTAGCCTGCTTCGAGCAAAGAAATTCGCCTTTCGCTTACCTCGACAAACACACGAGCGACGTTCTTCGCCCGAGCCTTCAGCAACTCGAATTGGCGTCGAACCAGATTCGGGTGGTACAGCTCCCTCATGAACGCGTTTTTGCTATGGTTTGAAAAGAACAGTTTGGCGTGATATTCCCGGTACTGCTCCACGTAGTTTTCGTAGTCCTGGGATAACTGCTTCTGTGTGCAGTGATCTGGCTGGAAAGCAATCGTCGCAGACAAATCACAAGAGGTGCTAATGCATCCTGGCCACGGGAACTCGGACGCAAGGAAATGACGGGATCGATCCCAAAAGCCCTTCGCAAAAGAACAGAACTGGAAAGGTAAGAAAACCCCAAAGGCTccccgaagaaaaaaagcagaaaagtAGTAGGTAAATACACCAGAAAACCAGTGAAACCGCCCGCCAGGGTCACCAATGGAAGCTGAATACCCGCCTCAACAAACGGACTTTCTCCAATACCAACTCCATCAAGGACGCGGGAACCCCTTTCTTAGCACTCAGTGGCGCCTCTAAACACGATTCGAGGCTACGCCACACGCATGCGCAAGTGGGCTATCTTTGCCGGCAACCGCGCTCTCCTCCAactcttttcctctcgtgGAAATAAACCCCCGTCGGAATACCGTAAAGTCACAGCTGTACATCCACCGCGTGCATCAGGCGTTCGCAGGTTCTGTGACGCAGACACGCCCTTGCATGCGACTGTCAGGAAAACAGGACGACATCACAACTCCCTCGAAAAGCAGAGCGCCACGATCCCGGCGGCCCCCTCGTTCACCTCGGCATCCAGCGAGAAGACacggacgaagagagaaaagggagacaagggatacaggggagacaaagaagggaagagagagacgagaggagaacgacaGAGCAGAtaggagaaagggaaagaagagagagacggaaagcgaagagcggagaaaggcagacaaaggaaggagaagagagacggagagaaagacacgaaacagagaaggagaaaaaagcgagaagagagaagagcgaagcgagCTTGCACTCCCTTTGTCCACCTCGATGCTTCCTGGCTTCTCCTTGCTTACGCGTGTCATGACGAACTGTTTGAAGTTCATCATCGGTCCCGACATcattctttctcgttcttcttcctcggaaACGACAGCGCGTCCGGGTCGGTTATCGCCAGCGTCTCCGTACCCTCTGCCGAATTTGTGTCCGTGTTTTCGCGAGTTGTCTCCGCCGGCATAGAACGCCTGAGAGTTGCTGAGGCCTGCATTCCTCATGCCTCGTCCACCAAAGTGTCTATTGTTTCTGCCGGAGCCACGGCGATCTTCTCGGTCTCGATGTCGGTTGCCGCCGCGTGCCGGTGACCTACTCCGGCTGCGACTGAAGCGGCGTGTTCCCCCCATCTCGGCTTTGAAAAAACAGGGGAAAGGGGCAAGACGCGTACACAGAGACGCTGTTTGGTGTTACATCAGAGACGCTGTGTCCTCCGAGTGGCCAGTCCCGAAGAGCCGACTGGAGGAAGGAGATTCGTGGTCGCTGATGGCGACACcggcggagaagcgaagctgCAGACCTCGTCTTGCGCAGAGTCCACTGCAcctgagaaagaaaaaacacgcaTACACCTCCGCCCCTCCTATCACAGCTagctgtgtgtgtgtgtcgtcATTGAGCGGCATTTTGTGGACGAGTAATTGATGGGAAGACGAATGCCGTccaaaagaagaacgaaagaaggAACCGCAAGAAGTGCCCTCTGCACAAAAGCCCGAGCGACAGTGGCCCTAGGTAAGGCGGCAAGCGGAGAACTCTCTGGCAGAACCGGAGGACGGCAGCATACGGAACAGGCACGACTCAGATATGCTGTgaccgcagaaaaaagacgcgtTGGATGTTTG includes:
- a CDS encoding hypothetical protein (encoded by transcript TGME49_293630), translated to MGGTRRFSRSRSRSPARGGNRHRDREDRRGSGRNNRHFGGRGMRNAGLSNSQAFYAGGDNSRKHGHKFGRGYGDAGDNRPGRAVVSEEEERERMMSGPMMNFKQFVMTRPDHCTQKQLSQDYENYVEQYREYHAKLFFSNHSKNAFMRELYHPNLVRRQFELLKARAKNVARVFVEKVHRGFFSSLSLDADSPGLRQFIEDSAEGSPLLWNEWPSQQTVDVEPSLSFEMEEENGQDEEMDDEEGKPKRRLRRTEHPQPPFLLLPTTGCLMIRDVDPAISKFDIHDELAKKGAIYVGMAEGGSPVEARTAFVLFPDEDTKQVAMESIPDMTIKVTKPMITITQSGDEQETLKVISLTLSEPPQPPTCDVSVAPPAVCTPSRIQKDLDISRSLISNLDEQLGVWDGMETNLFLASLSGDMNEKQRLDLQITYLRQVHSLCYYSGELCKDAVELNTRCGGAFLRPQIPASLQHYVQNAPGEDEGDSEEEEASEATNGTKSGKQGSAGQGGIRARGVNSTENDSDAPQTLDHDQSLEDGVGTLEEAGKETSQYMSRSQRRWLTQLDARLEGLLNTTKQLAALLPAAIDEDTPVINMKWTAFCHEKVFEDDEHKHRCRLCNKPFKAPIFVFKHLRKKHEEELDLIIDKYASILMKDLYMKDPNKPIVLPRESSRNSMGDEGGAYARGSDLSLPWPPGSVPNSTVASSAGAVHAGYSVVSPYGMVVVPAPLTGGALYAVPAARGAAHSGGVMMPPPPPPQYYAAGGGPMAGGLVYGNPGSLNNRRPDWDAPEPIPAPAFGAQGKTGGSRALASYDDL